DNA from Deltaproteobacteria bacterium:
CTGTCCTGAAAGAGATCAAACGGCTCGAGGAAAGGCTCCCCTGATGCATCACTTTCACTACAAAAAAAACGAGCTTCATTGCGAAGAGGTCCCCTTGCAAAAAATTGCCGAAGAGGTCGGGACACCGACTTATGTCTACAGTTCTGCCACCTTCGGAAGACATTTCCGTGTTTTTGATGCCGCCTTTCAGGGGATTTCGCATCTCACTTGTTTCGCGATGAAGACCAACTCGAATATCGCGCTCCTGCGCGCGGTCTCCAAATGGGGAGGAGGGGTCGACATCGTCTCCGGAGGCGAGCTGTTCCGCGCCTTGACGGCCGGGGTTCCAGCACATCGCATCGTCTACTCGGGGGTTGGAAAGACAGAGGCCGAAATGGAATACGCCTTGAGGAGCGACATTCTTCTCTTCAATGTCGAATCGGCGGATGAGCTGCTCACACTGGCAAACGTCGCCAAAAGGATCGGCCAGAGGGCCCCGGTCGCGATCCGGGTCAATCCTGATATCAATCCCAAAACCCACCCATATATCTCGACAGGGCTCAAAAAAAGTAAATTCGGGATCCAGATCAAAGAGAGCCTCAAGTTATATGAGGCCTCTAAAAAATACGACAGCCTCATCATCCGTGGGGTCAGCTGTCACATTGGATCCCAAATCACACAACTCAAACCGTTCATTGATACCGTCCGAAGACTTCGGGACTTCGTCCAGCTTTTGAAACAGAAGGGGTTTGACATTCAATACATCGATTTAGGGGGCGGACTCGGAATCCCGTATAAAAATGAAACCCCCCCTTCACCAGCTCAATATGCCGGAGCGCTTAAGAAAGAGCTTAAGGATATGAGGATCACACTGCTCCTCGAACCGGGTCGGGTGATCGCTGGAAACGCAGGGATCTTGTTGACCCGTCTTTTGTATCGAAAAAAACAGGGGAACAAAAATTTCGTGATCGTCGATGCGGCGATGAATGACCTGATCCGTCCTGCCCTCTACGGTTCTTATCATGAAATCCTTCCGGTCAAAAAACGAGGTGGAAGAAAAGAAAGGGTCAATGTCGTCGGGCCGGTCTGTGAATCCGCGGATTTCTTCGCAGAAAATCGTCCCCTTCCGGTTTTACCCGCCAATGAACTCCTCTCCATCATGAGCGCAGGGGCGTATGGGTTCACGATGGCCTCGAATTACAACTCCAGGCTGCGGGCTGCTGAGGTCCTCGTCCATGGCAATGAGTTTTACGTGGTGAGACAACGTGAGGAATATAAGGATTTATTAAAAGGAGAACATGTCCCGAAATTTCTTGTGTAGGGTTGATATATGAAAATCAATTTTGTCAAAATGCATGGCATTGGGAACGATTTTGTTTTTATCAACGGGATTCGTCTGAAGTTTCCCAACCCGGAGAAAAACTCAAGGCTCCTTTGTGACAGACGAAAGGGGATCGGGGCCGATCAGCTGCTGATCGTGAAAAAGTCAAAGAAGGCCGATTTCATGATGGAGATCTATAATGCCGACGGAAGTTGTGTGGAGATGTGCGGAAACGGCATCCGATGTCTCGCCAAGTATGTTACCGATGAAAAACTGACCTCCAAAAAAGAGCTGACAGTTGAGACCCTCGCCGGGATTCAGAAGATCCGGATCCTCTCAAAGGATCGTTATGAAGTGGATATGGGGGAACCGATCCTGAAGGCAAATCTGATCCCGATGAAACTAAAAGGGAGGGTCATCAATCGACCGATCCGGCTAGAGGGGCGTGAATACCGTGTGACCTGCGTCTCGATGGGAAACCCCCATTGTGTCCTCTTTGTCGACGACCTTCCGAAATATCCGGTGACGCAACTGGGTCCTTTGCTCGAGCGGTTTTATCTTTTTCCGAAGAGAACAAACGTCGAGTTTGTCGAAATCGATTCCTCGTCAGAGATTCATATGAGGACCTGGGAGCGGGGCGCCGGAGAGACACTCGCCTGTGGTAGTGGCGCCTGTGCCGCGGTCGTCGCGAGCCGCTTGAACCACCTGACGGAAAACAAGGTTCACGTCAAACTCCTGGGGGGGAGTCTCGATATCGAATGGAGCCGTTCTGACAATCACATCTACATGACCGGCACTGCTGCGACGGTGTTTAAAGGGGAAATCGAGATTTAATCGTTTTGCGGATTGTAGGTCATCTCAGGGCAAACAAGCTTTGGGGCACTCAGTTTTACTGTCCTCCCCGTATCCGTTCCAACAACAACCAGTCCTCTATCCTCTTCCTTCACTTCCTCACTTCGATCCTCAAGTGGGTTCGGGGCGCGAAAAACAAACTCCTCCTCTGCCTCGTCTGCCAAAGTTGTTGTTTGACGAGCCTCACAGTAAATTCGAATACCTGACTCATTAAATATACCGGAGTAAGAATCAAATTGCACCTGATGAGAATCTCTGGGCTTAGTGAGAATATAAGCTCCGAAGAGACATCCATCCGACCAATCCGATGGACAATAGGTGACGAGTGCAATTCCACTGATCGGGAGACAAGAGTCGGTTAGCGAATCTATCGGTAACCGAACATATTCCCAAAACTGTCTCCCTCCTTCTTTCGTAAAACCAACCAAAATTGCCTCGTCATCGCCCTCCCTTATCTCAAAGCGAAGCGCGTTCAAACCATCAAGAGAAGGGGGAAACAAACGACTCTGTTCGGCCATTAAAAAAACATCCCCTCCAGGATTTTCACCTAAAAAGACCCTCTTCGTTCCGCGTAGTCGCTGTTCTGCCTGGGCCTGCGCCCGCAACCATGCCCCAACAGCCAGTGCGGACGCTAAACCAGTGAGACCTAATGCGGTAAAAAAACGTGTCGCGCTTGTCCTCATAAAGTATCCTCCTCAAGCCCCCTACTAATTACCTCGCTTATCAGTTTTTTTAGGGAAAAGTTTCTTGTTTTCTTTCGGAGCCATTTTGCTAATATAAGCATCATGGCTCTTCGTTTTGCTATCGATGTTATGCCTGAAGAAGATGGGGAAGGATATTATGTGGTCGTCCCTGCATTGCCCGGTTGCTTTTC
Protein-coding regions in this window:
- a CDS encoding diaminopimelate epimerase — encoded protein: MNFVKMHGIGNDFVFINGIRLKFPNPEKNSRLLCDRRKGIGADQLLIVKKSKKADFMMEIYNADGSCVEMCGNGIRCLAKYVTDEKLTSKKELTVETLAGIQKIRILSKDRYEVDMGEPILKANLIPMKLKGRVINRPIRLEGREYRVTCVSMGNPHCVLFVDDLPKYPVTQLGPLLERFYLFPKRTNVEFVEIDSSSEIHMRTWERGAGETLACGSGACAAVVASRLNHLTENKVHVKLLGGSLDIEWSRSDNHIYMTGTAATVFKGEIEI
- the lysA gene encoding diaminopimelate decarboxylase, producing MHHFHYKKNELHCEEVPLQKIAEEVGTPTYVYSSATFGRHFRVFDAAFQGISHLTCFAMKTNSNIALLRAVSKWGGGVDIVSGGELFRALTAGVPAHRIVYSGVGKTEAEMEYALRSDILLFNVESADELLTLANVAKRIGQRAPVAIRVNPDINPKTHPYISTGLKKSKFGIQIKESLKLYEASKKYDSLIIRGVSCHIGSQITQLKPFIDTVRRLRDFVQLLKQKGFDIQYIDLGGGLGIPYKNETPPSPAQYAGALKKELKDMRITLLLEPGRVIAGNAGILLTRLLYRKKQGNKNFVIVDAAMNDLIRPALYGSYHEILPVKKRGGRKERVNVVGPVCESADFFAENRPLPVLPANELLSIMSAGAYGFTMASNYNSRLRAAEVLVHGNEFYVVRQREEYKDLLKGEHVPKFLV